In Syngnathoides biaculeatus isolate LvHL_M chromosome 5, ASM1980259v1, whole genome shotgun sequence, the following are encoded in one genomic region:
- the LOC133501350 gene encoding gastrula zinc finger protein XlCGF57.1 gives MKVECVESPEKATEDDVVITFKSEDEGRSRDSTEDDCTDGQMLDIRVKEEPRFPQISEIICGVPLSYSEETPDGHRPFKREPDLDLQAGCEYEVAVKLEDVIKEEEEDGQDEDSQDGDQVEDDGEEDDTELLSEFFPCLHCDVSFTNLDFLEKHVKWVHQKEYLAELKKCLSDCDQNLIPQHICTTCGSTFSSKVYLRVHVKEAHPSAPPRRLHPCPTCARSFQYLKNLKNHCQRWHDMSVVIRGGHLCCMLCGKSFKATWGQGPHLCNAPNAESEEKPICLDVGVECSECGKKLRTPQSLEDHMRTHTGDRPFVCKDCGRRFVERSSWRQHALIHTGEKPHKCQVCGKAFQRGHQLKCHLTTHSAKKEFSCSQCGKEFGLKASLNLHLRTHSNEKPFHCLVCTKRFNTRKNLRVHTKLHNGDKTHQCSDCGLKISDLGALKIHLRTHTGERPYHCTVCGNKFIRLAHLRNHQRTHTGERPYKCDQCDKSFTQSGDLVKHKRTHSGEKPFECPECHRRYTSSGDLGKHRRTHTNLRPYICEECGKSFRLSGHLKTHMLTHTGEKPFSCPICLRRFARSHHLSGHVAKCR, from the exons ATGAAGGTGGAGTGTGTGGAGTCGCCGGAGAAGGCGACGGAGGACGATGTCGTGATCACGTTCAAAAGTGAGGATGAAGGGCGGTCACGTGACAGCACGGAGGACGATTGCACGGACGGGCAGATGCTCGACATCCGAGTCAAGGAGGAGCCGCGCTTCCCCCAGATCAGCGAGATCATTTGTGGCGTCCCGTTAAGCTATTCGGAAGAGACCCCAGATGGTCACCGTCCTTTCAAGCGGGAACCTGACTTGGACCTCCAGGCAGGATGCGAGTACGAGGTGGCTGTCAAGCTGGAGGACGtcatcaaagaagaagaagaagacggacAAGACGAGGATTCACAAGATGGAGACCAGGTAGAGGATGACGGGGAGGAGGATGACACTG AGCTGCTGTCTGAGTTCTTCCCCTGTCTTCACTGTGATGTCTCCTTCACAAACCTGGACTTCCTGGAGAAGCACGTTAAGTGGGTACACCAGAAGGAGTACCTCGCTGAGCTCAAAAAGTGTCTCTCTGACTGTGACCAGAACCTCATCCCGCAACACATCTGCACTACCTGCGGTAGCACCTTCAGTTCTAAAGTCTACCTGCGAGTCCACGTCAAAGAGGCCCACCCGTCCGCCCCACCTCGCCGGCTCCACCCTTGCCCGACATGTGCGCGTAGCTTCCAGTACTTGAAGAACCTGAAGAACCACTGTCAGCGCTGGCACGACATGTCGGTGGTCATCAGAGGGGGGCATCTGTGCTGCATGCTCTGCGGGAAGAGTTTCAAGGCCACCTGGGGACAGGGGCCCCATCTGTGCAATGCGCCCAACGCGGAATCTGAGGAGAAGCCCATTTGTCTGGATGTGGGTGTTGAGTGTAGCGAGTGTGGCAAGAAGTTGCGCACGCCCCAGAGTTTGGAGGACCACATGCGCACCCACACAGGTGACCGGCCATTCGTGTGCAAGGACTGCGGCCGGCGGTTTGTGGAGCGCAGCAGCTGGCGCCAACACGCCCTGATCCATACGGGCGAGAAGCCGCACAAGTGCCAAGTGTGCGGGAAGGCCTTCCAGAGGGGACACCAGCTCAAATGCCACCTCACCACGCACTCTGCCAAGAAAGAGTTCTCCTGCAGCCAATGCGGGAAGGAGTTCGGACTCAAAGCGAGCTTGAATCTCCACCTGAGGACGCACTCCAACGAAAAGCCTTTCCATTGTCTGGTTTGCACCAAGCGATTCAACACCCGCAAGAACCTGCGCGTGCACACCAAGCTGCACAACGGCGACAAGACGCACCAGTGCAGCGACTGCGGCCTGAAGATCAGCGACTTGGGCGCACTAAAGATCCACCTGCGCACCCACACTGGCGAGAGGCCCTACCACTGCACAGTCTGCGGCAACAAGTTCATCCGCCTTGCGCACCTCCGCAACCACCAGCGCACGCACACCGGCGAGCGGCCCTACAAATGCGACCAGTGCGACAAGAGCTTTACGCAGTCCGGTGACCTGGTGAAGCACAAGCGGACGCACTCCGGGGAGAAGCCCTTCGAGTGCCCGGAATGCCACCGCCGTTACACATCATCCGGCGACCTGGGCAAGCACCGGCGCACTCACACCAACCTGCGACCGTACATATGCGAGGAATGCGGCAAAAGCTTCCGCCTGTCGGGTCATTTGAAGACGCACATGCTCACGCACACCGGTGAGAAACCGTTCTCCTGCCCCATCTGCCTGCGCAGGTTCGCCCGCTCCCACCACCTCTCCGGACACGTGGCGAAGTGTCGCTGA